The window AAACCTCGTCTTCCAGGATATCCTTTTGGTCCATCAATACCTGCTTCACCACGGTCACCCTTTTGACCGGGGAATCCTGGAAGTCCTGCTCTGCCAGGCTCTCCTGGTAATCCTGGTTCGCCTATATATCATAAATTTAACATAAACTTTACGTTTATAATGAGAGATCAACAAAAAGTTCTTATAAACGATTGAGGGTAATAATACTGTACCTTTATTTCCATCAAAACCAGGAGTTCCAGCAACACCAGGGGGACCCGGAGGTCCCATTGGACCAGTGTCTCCTTTCTCGCCTGGTGCACCTGGTAAACCACTTATTCCCGTAAAACCAAGATCACCTTTTTCGCCAGGAAGTCCtggtaaacctgagaaaccaACAGGGCCATCCTTTCCTGGAGGTCCTGGAAGACCTTTCTCTCCTTTTTCTCCCTGAGGGCCAGTCATACCACGACTACCCTTGACTGATATTCCAGGTTCACCCTTGTCTCCCTTTCCTCCTGAAGAACCTGGGAATCCTCTAGGTCCTTCACGCCCAGATTCTCCTGGGAAGCCCATAGGTCCCATATTACCCTTCTCGCCACGAGGACCCGGCAATCCTCGTGGTCCAACTGGACCTGGAGCACCGATTGACCCTTGAAGACCAGGAGAGCCCTAATTTCATTAAATTTGTATTAGTATTATTTACACATTATAATTAGTATTTTTAAAGATCTCCAATTTCAGACGCACTCTTTTGTAAGGGAATAAAAACCATAAACATTTTCTGCCATTTCGTTGACATAataatacaattattaataagTACAATTGAGATACTCACTGATAAACCTTGTATTCCCTTATCGCCTTTCTCTCCATCTCTTCCTGGTGGTCCAGGCGCCCCTTTTTCACCAGGATTTCCTCGTTCACCTTTGAAGCCAGCGGTCGAGCTAAGCGGTGGGCAGTGTCCTGTTTAGacagaaataaaacagtgtttattACTATACGTAGTTGTTTAAGCAATATGTAAGGTTTAGTTACAACGACTTACCAGGTTCACCTTTCTCTCCAATCAAACCGGACTCTCCTTTTTCGCCACGGTAACCTGGTTGGCCTGGTTCTCCTGGCTCTCCTTTTATACTGAGTCCACTTTCTCCCTTTCGTCCTGGAACACCTGGCCTTCCAGGAACTCCATCTTCACCAGGGAATCCGCGATCTCCCTAATAATGAAATACACCAAATTAAACAAAACTGCTAATGAAAATTTTATACTGGcgataaattaatataaattataacttACAGCAGTACCCTTAAGACCTGGGAAACCTTCGAATCCAATTGCACCTTTTTCTCCAGGAGGTCCTTGTGGACCAACTGGACCGACTCTGCCTTGTGGACCTCGTTCACCTTTCTCACCTTTGTCTGGCTTAATCAGACTTATTGGGATTTCTGCTGGTGCGCCTGGTTCTCCTTGAGGCCCTGGTGCGCCAGGAATACCATCTTTTCCCTATTAGAAACATATAATTACATAAACACAAAAAGTGATTTTTTTTGTACATTAATTATCTAGTGcaaatttttgtattatttaatttttcaggCATCGAATTGAAACTTATTTACTCCTTAGTAGACTGCGGATTTCTATGAATTTATGGAAATTTCAAATGTGTAAAAAATTATAGAATGTATATAATATTCAGAAATACAGAAAACATGAAAAATAAAGTGCAAATGATAGTATTTGAAATACGGAATAACCTTTTATTTAGGTTCCATTTTTTAACTTTACTTATAAGAAtataaaattgcataaaaatgcaTAGTCTACTCATTATCCAGGTATACTAATAGTTTGTTCTACAGCTGATGGGTTTTAGTTGTTCGCTAACTCGCAGCTTCTTAGTTCGTTAAACGTTTAACAAatacttatgattattattgttagacGTACTGGTTGTCCTGGTGGCCCAAGAGGTCCTGGTAATCCATCAGCTCCTGCTTCTCCTGGGAATCCACGTTCTCCTGGTGGTCCTCGTGGTCCAGGAAGTCCAGGAGTACCATCCAAACCACGATCGCCTTTAAGTCCTCTTAATCCTGGTAAACAATCCTGACACCGTCCACCGATTTCTCCTTTCTCACCAGGTGCCCCTGGAGTTCCTGGAATACCATTTCTGCCAGGAGTTCCCGGTTCTCCTGGTAAACCAGATTCACCAGGTAATCCTGGAATTCCATCCAAGGAATCTCCTGGTAAACCACGTGATCCTGCGTAACCACGTTCTCCTTTCTGTCCTTTTTCTCCATCTAAGCCGGGCGCTCCATCCATTCCTTTAGGACCCTGCACCGTTATTGTcattaaaaattgtttcaatAATCGAAGTCAATTTAACAAAAatgaaaatgtttgcaattgtaattTGTTTTACTTATAATGTTTATGGTCTCTACTTACCACAATCGATAATCCTTTTTCTCCTGGTGGACCACGTGGTCCTGGGGGACCTGGGGGTCCATCAAATCCTCGAGGTCCAGTAGGTCCTGGAAATCCTGTGATACCAGGCTCTCCTTTCCCTCCTTTCTCTCCTGGTAAACCCTCAGGTCCAGGAATACCAGGTGAGCCAGGGCCTCCTTGCGGACCCATTGGACCTCTTGGACCTGGGTCTCCCGGATATCCATCTGCTCCTCGAGGTCCAATAGGGCCTGGGAACCCTTGGGGTCCTTTTGGTCCTGGTGGTCCTGGTGTACCCTTGCCGCCCTGAAAACACCCCATATTACGAAAACTCATCTTGAAAATGTTACAGTATGAGAAATCTAATCAAGAAAAGTTTAAAAATATGATCAAGACATCAATTAATTCGAGTTTATAAGAAACTTAATTTATAAGAAACTCACTCCTGGTGGACCTGGAGGACCTCGCAATCCAGGAACACCCGTAGGACCATCTCGTCCTGGTTCACCTTTTTGTCCAGGACGACCGGGAAGACCATCCAAACCGTCGTAACCACGATCTCCTTTGCGCCCAGGTGGACCAGGAGGACCAGAGAAACCATCTCTACCCTAAACAGAGAATAAATTTTATCTCAATTTATAGTAGACTAATCTTTAATTGAAAAAAATGATTAGAATATGATAAATATGTTCTGATTGACTTACACGAATACCTGGTGCTCCAGGAAGACCCTTCTCTCCCTTTGCACCATAAGAACCTGGCATTCCATGATCTCCAATTGGTCCAGGCTCACCTTTTTGTCCATCATATCCCATTTCACCCTACGTATACACAGGAGTTACTTTACTTGCCCaatgaaatttaattataatttatatttggttACATACCTTATCTCCTTTCTCTCCAATGTCTCCAGGTGGTCCTATCACTTCTGATGTACCTTCGAACGGTAATTCAGGGGCAGGTGTACCAGGAAGTCCCTGTTCTCCCTTTTGACCTTTGTCACCTTTCAAACCCTCAAATCCAAGTCCCATATTTCCTTTCTCTCCTTTTGGGCCCGGTATTCCAGGTGCGCCCTAGATGATGATTTAGTTTACAGATAAGATCTGTATAAGATCTTCATGTATTTTGTACATGGATTATCATTACGGAAGTGTAAGTAATGATAATGTGTAATACCAAATAAACAATATATGCAAATACATACATAAGGACCACGTTCACCCTTTGGTCCAGGGAATCCGTGTTCTCCTTGAGGCCCTGGTGGTCCCGGGGGTCCTCTCACACCATCAATACCTGGTTCACCCTTTTGTCCAACAGGAACTATACCGCCAAATGCTGGTTGACCCTTTTCTCCTTTAGGACCAGGATAACCTCGAAGACCACGAGGACCTGGTTCACCAGGATAACCACGAAGACCAGTCTCTCCctaaatagtaaaaaaaattcttAGTGAAACccaaaatttttaaatggtCCTTCGATCATtagatatatatatttttcatatattataaattttgtaatataCTTGAGTTAAATATCTAATACCCGACACAAACAAAATATCTGGATTAAATTAAAGAATTTTGATGTGCTCCTCTAATAATGTAAACATTTGAAAAGTAAAAGAATATCAAATTATATAAACAATATTTcatgttattttaataaaaacatCTGTAGCTTTATAAACACTAATTATGTATAATTTATTCATACGTACGTCTGTTCCGTTACAACCATCACGGCCAGGAACACCAGGCGATCCTGGTGGACCTTGAACGCCAGGAACACCATTTATACCAGGAAATCCAGGCATACCCATTTTTCCCTGCAAGAGAATGACACAATTATAATAGCGATCACCAACAATCAGCTTGGATTGTTTCACGAATACACAATAGTACATACTCTATCACCTTTCGGGCCCCGTAGTCCTTGCGGACCGGGATCACCTTTCTCTCCTTTTGGTCCTAAGAGACCTTCTGCACCAGGAAATCCCCTTTGCCCTTTTGGACCTTGTGGCCCTATTATACCTGGCGGACCCTATAAAAATATACCACATTATTGTTTTACTTTGATGGAATTAATATCGGTTATATTACACATTGATTAAAGGATTTCCATCAACCACATTGTCTTTTTATCTTTTACAATTTTAAGACTGCACTAATCATCTTTAGCGGACTCAAGAAATTTAACTCGTGAAAATGAAAACAGAATATTGAAACTGAAGCTTTCATATAAACCCAAAATTCAGAAATATTTCTGTGGATCGAATGGATTTTATGGCTTCTTGAACTAATAATATGTGTGTGTTGAATttgatcaatactgaattaaTCCAAATGTAAAAAATATCCGATTTCAGCGCTATGTAATTGGACTTGAAttaaaaggaatatttatcaCCTACTACCAGCTTCGGTATACTCTTTTTTTCACAGATGCTTACTCTGGAGCCCTTTTCGGCGAAACATTTTGGCACGCAACAAGCTGATCCAGTGCAATTCTTCGGTGGTGTTTGTCCCGGGATTGGTATAGCTGAATAGCTACTCGGATAATTTTCCGAATCTCCAGCTGCTCCATATCCTCTTTGATTTTGCGAGTATCCCGTATAACCTGTCGAATCTCGGCCGTAAGGATCTGGACGACCGTAAGTGTTGCCGGACTCACGATTTTCTTCATAGCCATCGCTATAAGAATTTCTAGAACCGTGACCTCCTCTTCGCCCGTCTTCTCTGGTATAAGTATCCTCATAACCCCGAGATCTTCCGTAAGGATCACCAGCTCCTTGATTGTAAGGATCCAGGGAGCCTTGTCCTTGCCCGTAGCTGTAGGACCCTCGATCTCCACCTTCTTGACAGATAAAGAAGATTGTTCGTGACATTCAAGGAATTGACCATCCAACGATTGACTAAATTGAAGGAGTATGGGAGCTTGCATGATAGCAAAATATGGCAGCTTCTAGAGGCGTgcataaattgtaaattataaAATGCTTGTTGGTAGCTCATACATATTATTTGAAAGATTATTCGAAAAGAAAAgcattatttcaaataatgaaTTGCTGTTTGTAGAATATCTCAAGAAGTAGACATTCATATGATACAGAAGTAGACATTCAAAtaatacatttaaaaaaaataaaagtaatgaATGCCTATGTGAAAATAATTAAAGTTTGACTGTTGTAATTTATTGTATAAATAATTGTTTCTAAATAAATTTAGTACAATAACGTATGAAAATGATCGTATACTTTTTGTATATGGATCATTTTAGAGGCAACGTACCTATTtaaaaagatattaaaaattgatatgtatacatacatttaCACTGTAAGTAATACTGTGAATcttaaaaatgtttaatatgAGATAAAAACTTTTATAATATTTACATCTCTGATAATATTTACATGATATTTCTCTTATAATATTTACatctatttattataaaaaattcttTATATTTTCTTGTTTTACAGAATTCGTACGAATTGTAATATATCCGTTACCATAAATTTATAATCTAATTATCGAATACATTACGACAAATATGTATATCGTCTGTATATTTA is drawn from Calliopsis andreniformis isolate RMS-2024a chromosome 1, iyCalAndr_principal, whole genome shotgun sequence and contains these coding sequences:
- the Col4a1 gene encoding collagen type IV alpha 1, with product MTRLGLRFVASAIFLAGIVSGQYNQTSWLDNPPPVVPLGRGDIGKPNSTDDEYNISPRWKAFLSNNEGSEEADRRTSDLYDNDGEYDHRTGGRQETNEGGDRGSYSYGQGQGSLDPYNQGAGDPYGRSRGYEDTYTREDGRRGGHGSRNSYSDGYEENRESGNTYGRPDPYGRDSTGYTGYSQNQRGYGAAGDSENYPSSYSAIPIPGQTPPKNCTGSACCVPKCFAEKGSRGPPGIIGPQGPKGQRGFPGAEGLLGPKGEKGDPGPQGLRGPKGDRGKMGMPGFPGINGVPGVQGPPGSPGVPGRDGCNGTDGETGLRGYPGEPGPRGLRGYPGPKGEKGQPAFGGIVPVGQKGEPGIDGVRGPPGPPGPQGEHGFPGPKGERGPYGAPGIPGPKGEKGNMGLGFEGLKGDKGQKGEQGLPGTPAPELPFEGTSEVIGPPGDIGEKGDKGEMGYDGQKGEPGPIGDHGMPGSYGAKGEKGLPGAPGIRGRDGFSGPPGPPGRKGDRGYDGLDGLPGRPGQKGEPGRDGPTGVPGLRGPPGPPGGGKGTPGPPGPKGPQGFPGPIGPRGADGYPGDPGPRGPMGPQGGPGSPGIPGPEGLPGEKGGKGEPGITGFPGPTGPRGFDGPPGPPGPRGPPGEKGLSIVGPKGMDGAPGLDGEKGQKGERGYAGSRGLPGDSLDGIPGLPGESGLPGEPGTPGRNGIPGTPGAPGEKGEIGGRCQDCLPGLRGLKGDRGLDGTPGLPGPRGPPGERGFPGEAGADGLPGPLGPPGQPGKDGIPGAPGPQGEPGAPAEIPISLIKPDKGEKGERGPQGRVGPVGPQGPPGEKGAIGFEGFPGLKGTAGDRGFPGEDGVPGRPGVPGRKGESGLSIKGEPGEPGQPGYRGEKGESGLIGEKGEPGHCPPLSSTAGFKGERGNPGEKGAPGPPGRDGEKGDKGIQGLSGSPGLQGSIGAPGPVGPRGLPGPRGEKGNMGPMGFPGESGREGPRGFPGSSGGKGDKGEPGISVKGSRGMTGPQGEKGEKGLPGPPGKDGPVGFSGLPGLPGEKGDLGFTGISGLPGAPGEKGDTGPMGPPGPPGVAGTPGFDGNKGEPGLPGEPGRAGLPGFPGQKGDRGEAGIDGPKGYPGRRGLPGTPGKPGVEGLPGMKGERGEKGNAGFPGLLGMAGKPGLPGLPGPKGDMGPMGPVGTPGPIGYEGPKGDQGLPGIPGLKGEPGQVSEKGQKGEPGMPGIRGPPGLPGRDGIDGAKGESGLPGIGRDGLPGPKGERGIPGRDGMPGLQGQKGDTGVRGLPGSKGDMGLPGAPGEPGTPGIDGLPGEPGDIGPPGPVGFPGLDGEMGSPGRPGLNGAKGDRGFPGSVGLPGIPGASGEKGDRGPSGPTIKIKGEKGEPGIPGRPGFPGEKGDRGLDGLVGYDGEKGDRGLPGPVGNPGPPGSIGLKGDQGPIGPSGIPGATIKGEKGLPGMPGKHGREGIPGRPGEKGEQGLPGLPGPKGDHGPYGPVGPAGEKGDMGPMGPQGAPGRDGSPGLEGMPGLPGERGDKGDMGLPGLPGVPGQKGEAGFPGPSGLDGVPGEKGERGWDGVNGLPGPPGEKGDRGYPGPVGLMGSVGYPGSKGEKGEDCIEPPMGPKGDRGYPGPAGAPGPQGEKGLPGPPGFPGLEGLKGAQGLPGPLGPPGAPGLPGPIGTTGIPGLQGPVGIPGPPGEPGQPCETVPDYLTGILLVKHSQSQAVPTCEPGHIKLWEGYSLLYTDGDERAHSQDLGYAGSCVRKFSTMPFLFCDVNNVCHYASRNDRSYWLSTNSPIPMMPIEETAIEEYISRCVVCEVPANVLAVHSQSLSIPECPQGWSGLWIGYSFVMHTGAGAQGGGQSLSSPGSCLEDFRATPFIECNGAKGHCHYYANEFSFWMATIEDRQQFQRPEKQTLKAGNLRSRISRCQVCIKDT